The Alteromonas stellipolaris genome includes a region encoding these proteins:
- a CDS encoding response regulator: MFSVLVCDDSLVARKQVAKCLPQDWEVAVHFAKNGQEALVALKEGKGDLLLLDLNMPILDGYGTLEAIKAEGLSTKVIVISGDIQPEAYDRVTALGALDFIRKPVSPQTLAEVLDKFDILHSEPEPVVEAAPLDPDIRDCYQEITNIAMGQAGDHLARIMNVFVRLPIPNVNLIEVSELHMMLSDIESHEQVTAVCQGFLGPGISGEAICILSDSSFEDVAKILNVEGEVDDQLQLELLMDAASILIGTCLTGLAVQMDVNFSQGHPIVLGQHRAITEIISMNQIRWKRTLAIELSYGLEGYNVQCDLILLFTEESMKMMNSKLAHLLEDF, translated from the coding sequence ATGTTTTCTGTACTCGTCTGTGACGACTCATTAGTCGCTCGAAAACAAGTTGCAAAATGTTTGCCTCAGGACTGGGAAGTTGCTGTGCATTTTGCAAAGAATGGCCAGGAAGCTCTCGTCGCGCTTAAAGAAGGAAAAGGTGACTTACTGCTGCTTGATTTGAACATGCCTATACTTGATGGTTATGGCACGTTAGAAGCAATTAAAGCCGAAGGTTTGTCCACGAAGGTCATTGTAATTTCAGGCGATATTCAACCTGAAGCCTACGATAGAGTAACGGCCTTGGGGGCATTGGACTTTATCCGTAAGCCCGTATCGCCTCAAACGCTTGCTGAAGTACTCGATAAATTTGACATACTGCACAGTGAGCCAGAACCTGTTGTTGAAGCTGCCCCTTTAGATCCTGACATTCGTGACTGCTACCAAGAAATAACGAATATTGCCATGGGGCAAGCCGGTGACCACTTGGCGCGTATCATGAACGTGTTCGTTCGACTTCCTATTCCCAATGTAAACCTTATTGAAGTATCTGAATTGCACATGATGCTTTCAGATATTGAAAGCCATGAACAAGTTACCGCCGTGTGTCAGGGCTTTTTAGGGCCGGGCATCAGTGGCGAAGCCATTTGTATTTTAAGTGACTCAAGCTTTGAAGATGTGGCAAAAATTTTAAATGTGGAAGGCGAAGTGGATGATCAGCTTCAGCTAGAACTTTTAATGGATGCGGCAAGTATTCTTATTGGCACTTGCCTTACTGGACTAGCAGTGCAAATGGATGTTAACTTCAGCCAAGGTCATCCTATTGTTTTAGGGCAGCACAGAGCCATTACTGAAATTATCAGTATGAATCAGATTCGATGGAAAAGAACCCTCGCCATTGAGCTAAGCTATGGCTTAGAAGGTTACAACGTGCAATGTGATTTGATTTTGTTATTTACAGAAGAGTCGATGAAAATGATGAATTCGAAACTTGCCCACTTGTTGGAGGACTTCTAA
- a CDS encoding CidA/LrgA family protein, which translates to MVGLQKWITGAILVLGCYYLGTWLSFSTGLPLPGALTGLLILLAVLFIVPKAEPLVARAASPLLSHMSVLFVPAVLGVSAYWKEIAQNGWAIGIAIVFTTCMSLGISAKIAEKLLASRHGHFSQVPTDKKVPANKKVAEQVTEQQDVKKGSENDRGY; encoded by the coding sequence ATGGTTGGACTACAAAAATGGATAACCGGCGCGATATTAGTACTTGGGTGTTATTACCTCGGGACATGGCTGTCTTTCTCAACAGGACTGCCATTGCCTGGCGCGCTTACTGGCTTGCTCATTCTTCTGGCCGTGCTTTTTATCGTCCCTAAAGCAGAGCCTCTTGTAGCGCGTGCCGCTTCCCCCTTACTCAGTCATATGTCGGTGTTGTTTGTACCTGCGGTTCTTGGTGTTAGCGCATATTGGAAAGAGATAGCACAAAACGGGTGGGCTATTGGGATCGCCATCGTTTTCACTACCTGCATGAGCTTGGGGATTAGCGCTAAAATAGCCGAAAAGCTACTTGCCTCACGTCATGGGCACTTTTCGCAAGTACCTACCGACAAAAAAGTACCTGCCAACAAAAAAGTAGCTGAACAAGTCACCGAGCAACAGGACGTAAAAAAGGGAAGTGAAAATGATAGAGGCTATTAG
- a CDS encoding MbnP family protein, with protein MKFKQEVQIEMKMHRRLGVILAIVLGLSGCDKLGMSEREVGEIPFTLTGIENGACPLMVKVGPTKWQLDYFGFYLTKPEVRIDGKWQRVSFKQTQWQTQSTALLKFHTLCSDPQNANNKIILDVSEGLLKLATNLRFTMGLPFDVNHTDPLAQASPLSDAGMFLNKQAGHRFLRLDLSHAGANDKQWQYHLGSANCVSESVDTAPEASCAFTNRVEFILPMTQLDSELELEISVSNILAQVDLLEADSCEFGSPEAPPCKQLLRNLLNRPWIKWD; from the coding sequence ATGAAATTCAAACAGGAAGTACAAATAGAAATGAAAATGCACAGGCGTTTAGGTGTCATATTAGCGATTGTTTTAGGTTTGTCGGGCTGCGATAAGCTGGGCATGAGTGAACGTGAAGTGGGCGAGATCCCATTTACGCTTACGGGCATAGAGAATGGCGCATGCCCGTTAATGGTAAAAGTCGGGCCTACGAAATGGCAATTAGATTACTTTGGCTTTTATCTAACCAAACCTGAAGTGCGTATTGACGGCAAATGGCAGCGAGTATCATTTAAGCAAACGCAATGGCAAACCCAATCTACGGCGTTATTAAAGTTTCATACACTGTGTAGCGACCCACAAAATGCAAACAATAAAATTATTCTTGATGTTTCTGAAGGCCTTTTAAAACTGGCCACAAACCTTCGGTTTACGATGGGGCTTCCTTTTGATGTAAATCATACCGATCCATTAGCTCAGGCATCACCGTTAAGTGATGCCGGCATGTTTTTAAACAAACAGGCAGGACATCGTTTCTTACGTTTAGATTTATCTCACGCGGGGGCAAATGATAAACAGTGGCAGTATCATTTAGGCAGCGCTAATTGTGTGTCTGAATCCGTCGATACGGCGCCTGAAGCATCTTGTGCTTTTACAAACAGGGTAGAATTTATTTTACCGATGACTCAGCTCGACAGCGAGCTGGAACTTGAGATTTCGGTTTCGAATATACTCGCTCAGGTGGACCTTTTAGAAGCCGATAGCTGCGAATTTGGAAGCCCCGAAGCACCACCATGCAAGCAATTATTGCGTAACTTACTGAATAGACCATGGATAAAGTGGGATTAA
- a CDS encoding type I restriction-modification system subunit M → MRHLQINQDEINKAVWAACDIFRGAIHASVYRDLILAMFFLKSISDVYRDEYDKLLEQYGDQPDLIHEIMTKQRFVLPEGASFWDLYEKRHEAGSGQRFDQALFAIEKANGDKLKNVFQDISFNIDKLGSEKQKNERLRHLVEDFGSEVLDLRPSRVGSNDIIGNTYEYLIKKFAEIGGKAAGEYYTPPEISDLLAAILAPQEGDQICDPVCGSGSLLIKCGRMIRSNFNGPHKYELFGQEALGSTWALAKMNMFLHGEENHHIVWGDTIRQPMLLNKDGSGLLHFDVVAANPPFSLSNWGYEDAANDKFARFHRGIPPRLKGDYAFISHMIETLKPESGRMGVVVPHGVLFRGASEGMIRKQLIKENLLDAVIGLPEKLFFGTGIPAVILIFKKDKADENVLFIDASREFKPGKVQNQLTEKNIQKIIGTYETREIVDKYAYLASFDEIERNDFNLNIPRYVDTFEEVAEIDLVAVQAERLQLQRELNQLEVEMKGYLQELGYGA, encoded by the coding sequence ATGAGACATCTTCAGATTAACCAAGATGAAATTAACAAAGCTGTATGGGCTGCTTGCGATATCTTTAGAGGGGCAATCCATGCTTCAGTCTATAGAGATTTAATATTGGCTATGTTTTTCTTGAAGTCTATTTCTGATGTTTACCGGGATGAATACGACAAGTTACTAGAACAATATGGTGATCAGCCTGACTTAATTCATGAAATAATGACAAAGCAACGTTTTGTATTGCCTGAAGGTGCAAGCTTTTGGGATTTATATGAAAAACGTCATGAAGCGGGAAGCGGACAACGTTTCGACCAAGCACTTTTCGCCATAGAAAAAGCAAATGGAGACAAGTTAAAAAATGTTTTCCAAGACATCAGTTTTAATATTGACAAGCTAGGCTCCGAAAAGCAAAAGAACGAAAGGCTTCGCCATTTAGTAGAAGACTTCGGTAGTGAGGTTTTAGACTTGCGCCCAAGTCGAGTCGGCTCAAATGATATTATTGGCAACACTTATGAATACTTGATTAAGAAGTTTGCTGAGATTGGTGGTAAGGCAGCAGGTGAATACTATACCCCGCCAGAAATATCGGATCTGTTAGCGGCAATACTTGCTCCACAAGAAGGTGATCAAATTTGTGACCCAGTATGTGGATCAGGGTCGCTTTTAATTAAGTGTGGAAGAATGATCCGAAGCAACTTTAATGGCCCTCACAAGTACGAGCTTTTTGGACAAGAAGCTTTAGGTTCTACTTGGGCACTTGCCAAGATGAATATGTTCCTTCATGGTGAGGAAAATCACCACATTGTATGGGGAGATACAATTCGCCAACCAATGCTACTTAATAAAGACGGTTCTGGATTATTGCACTTTGACGTTGTTGCTGCGAACCCTCCATTCTCATTAAGTAATTGGGGATACGAAGACGCAGCAAATGATAAATTTGCTCGTTTTCACAGAGGTATTCCACCAAGACTTAAAGGTGACTATGCGTTTATCAGCCATATGATAGAAACGTTAAAGCCTGAATCTGGCCGAATGGGGGTTGTAGTTCCACATGGTGTTCTTTTTAGAGGCGCAAGCGAAGGTATGATCCGCAAACAACTCATAAAAGAAAACTTACTTGATGCAGTTATTGGCCTACCAGAAAAACTATTCTTCGGTACAGGCATTCCTGCGGTGATTCTAATTTTTAAAAAAGATAAAGCCGATGAGAATGTACTATTCATTGATGCTAGCCGTGAGTTTAAGCCAGGAAAAGTCCAGAACCAGCTTACAGAAAAAAATATTCAGAAGATTATTGGCACATATGAAACCCGCGAGATCGTTGATAAATATGCCTATTTAGCGTCATTTGATGAAATAGAAAGAAATGACTTTAATCTCAATATCCCTCGTTATGTGGATACATTTGAAGAAGTGGCTGAAATTGACTTAGTAGCTGTGCAGGCTGAACGTTTACAACTACAAAGAGAGTTGAATCAGCTTGAAGTAGAGATGAAAGGCTACTTACAGGAGTTAGGTTATGGTGCCTAA
- a CDS encoding DUF5681 domain-containing protein produces the protein MSEPAVSGSKAWVKGMKSLNPNGRPKGIVDRRAKIIESMLTDASDIVEAVVAKAKKGDVQAAHLIISRVLPTLAVQSEKVEFELDTAVPLAE, from the coding sequence ATGTCAGAGCCAGCAGTAAGTGGAAGTAAAGCTTGGGTAAAAGGAATGAAGTCACTCAATCCAAATGGGCGTCCAAAGGGAATAGTAGATCGAAGAGCAAAGATTATCGAGAGCATGTTAACGGATGCATCGGATATAGTTGAAGCGGTAGTTGCCAAAGCAAAGAAGGGTGATGTGCAAGCTGCACACCTAATTATTTCGCGGGTATTACCCACATTAGCAGTGCAGAGCGAAAAGGTTGAGTTCGAGCTCGACACCGCTGTGCCTTTAGCGGAGTAA
- a CDS encoding LrgB family protein: MIEAIRNATTLSGIAWLAITLLFYWIGLAINRKYYRYPISHPLIFTALSVGSVVYLSNTAMAHYQQSASLLHWLLGPVTVALALPIYRQWQRLRHYGLPLLLSIMAGGIVAPILAWAALWVFNSPVSIQLTMLAKSITTPLAMEASAQIGGIPALAAVFVITTGVVGAIAATSVFRVFKVSDTQSQGVALGTVAHAVGTAKSLHMGDEVAAMATLGLCVNGIFTAIILPLLFSFLSPSL, translated from the coding sequence ATGATAGAGGCTATTAGAAATGCCACCACGCTTTCGGGTATTGCTTGGCTTGCAATTACGCTTCTTTTTTATTGGATTGGATTAGCGATAAATCGTAAATATTACCGTTACCCGATTTCTCACCCACTTATTTTTACGGCGCTAAGTGTAGGTTCGGTTGTGTATTTATCAAATACTGCTATGGCGCATTACCAGCAGTCTGCTAGCTTGCTACATTGGTTGTTAGGCCCTGTCACCGTCGCGTTGGCATTGCCGATTTACCGACAATGGCAACGCTTGCGTCACTATGGTTTACCTTTGCTGCTAAGCATTATGGCTGGCGGAATTGTAGCACCTATTTTGGCATGGGCAGCGCTGTGGGTATTCAACTCGCCAGTCAGTATTCAACTCACCATGTTAGCCAAGTCTATTACTACACCTCTAGCCATGGAAGCATCGGCTCAAATAGGTGGGATTCCAGCCCTTGCTGCTGTGTTTGTTATTACTACCGGTGTGGTGGGTGCCATTGCGGCAACAAGTGTTTTTCGTGTTTTTAAGGTATCCGATACTCAATCTCAAGGTGTTGCACTTGGGACTGTTGCCCATGCGGTAGGAACCGCGAAATCTCTACACATGGGCGATGAAGTGGCTGCCATGGCAACACTCGGTTTATGTGTGAACGGCATATTTACCGCTATTATTTTGCCATTATTATTTAGTTTTCTCTCACCATCGCTTTAA
- a CDS encoding DUF3718 domain-containing protein, translating into MDMSRHVRLPALFGLGLTLALSASLANANGYPESTEKDLVAVCEAIKEDNRLALHKAVKRSRISYKNLHKGLVCNGEDMLSFAQSHNATSTGDYLARRLNANKSVLTAKR; encoded by the coding sequence ATGGATATGTCACGCCACGTTAGATTACCTGCTTTGTTTGGTCTTGGGCTCACACTTGCGCTATCTGCAAGCCTAGCCAATGCAAATGGGTATCCTGAAAGTACTGAAAAAGACCTTGTAGCAGTTTGTGAAGCGATAAAAGAAGATAATCGTTTAGCGTTGCACAAAGCAGTAAAACGCAGTCGTATTAGTTATAAAAATTTGCACAAAGGATTAGTGTGTAACGGCGAAGATATGCTTTCTTTCGCCCAGTCGCATAACGCGACGTCAACAGGCGATTATCTTGCACGTAGACTGAACGCTAATAAATCAGTCTTAACGGCGAAACGTTAA
- a CDS encoding restriction endonuclease subunit S, protein MEKLKDFTQIRLGMAFKSAINDLGELGIVSLIQAKDIVAEGLNSNLSPPVVNPESDPSKHIISKGEILIRLRGPVFSSAVFDKDYSAVTTNQVAVISCDPNRVSPHYLNWYLNSTFGKRYFESKNEGSNINKISSKILGEMEMSLPDLRVQQKIANIQSNWFQQRAIYQQLISNGDTMSQGICEELYTGKLK, encoded by the coding sequence ATGGAAAAATTGAAAGATTTTACACAAATTCGATTAGGTATGGCCTTCAAGTCTGCTATCAATGACTTGGGAGAATTAGGCATCGTATCCTTGATTCAAGCGAAAGACATAGTCGCCGAAGGCTTAAATAGTAATTTATCCCCGCCCGTCGTAAATCCTGAATCAGACCCTAGCAAACATATTATAAGTAAAGGCGAAATACTTATCAGACTGAGAGGGCCTGTTTTTTCATCAGCAGTATTTGATAAAGATTATAGTGCCGTTACAACAAACCAGGTGGCGGTTATTTCATGTGACCCAAACAGGGTCAGCCCTCATTATTTAAATTGGTATTTGAATTCTACATTTGGAAAGCGCTATTTTGAAAGCAAAAATGAAGGTTCCAATATAAACAAAATTAGTTCCAAAATTTTGGGTGAAATGGAAATGAGTTTACCTGACCTAAGAGTTCAACAAAAAATTGCTAATATTCAATCTAACTGGTTCCAGCAGCGAGCAATTTATCAACAACTGATTAGCAATGGAGATACTATGAGCCAGGGTATATGTGAAGAACTGTATACAGGTAAACTTAAATGA